Proteins encoded together in one Lachnospiraceae bacterium JLR.KK008 window:
- a CDS encoding helix-turn-helix transcriptional regulator yields MYSRLKDLREDLDLSQKEMGIILNMSQPGYSKYETGENDIPTSILIELADYHHTSVDYLLNLTDVKQPYPRAKKIVY; encoded by the coding sequence ATGTATTCGCGTTTAAAGGACTTACGAGAAGACTTAGATCTGTCACAGAAAGAAATGGGCATCATACTCAATATGTCACAGCCCGGTTATTCCAAGTATGAGACTGGCGAGAATGATATACCGACGTCAATTCTGATCGAGCTTGCCGACTACCATCACACAAGCGTCGATTATCTTTTGAATCTCACCGACGTAAAACAGCCCTATCCCAGGGCAAAGAAAATAGTATATTGA